The Pseudomonas sp. MPC6 nucleotide sequence GGCCACCGCCTTGATGAACGCGTCGACGGTTTCCTTGTTGAACTTCAACTCCAGCAGCCGCGGCGACTGGCGGGAGGGGGCGAGGGTGAAGCCCTTGCTGTCGGATGGCAGCGGCATCACAAGGTCCCGAATCTGAGTAAAGGCGTTCATGGCGGCTCCTGGGCAAAACGTAGTGATTGGCGCCTTCCAGCAGGGGTCTGGATCAGGCTTGGAGCAAAAGTATCGTCATAAATTAAAAATGTCTACATTTTTATGTTTAGGCGACAAAACCGATTTTAGTCGAAAGTTTTTCGTCTGATAGATGTTTGGGTATGATTGGTTTTTGGCGATTTTAGGAGCAGCACCTTGGATAGCCTCACCCCCAGGCTTAACTCTGCATTCAGCGGGTATGAGCGGCTCAAGCTGGACATCATCCGTGGCGTGTTCAAACCCGGTGAGAAACTGCTCATGAGCGGGCTCAAGGAGCGCTATGACCTGGGTGTCGGCCCGCTGCGCGAAGCCCTTTCGCAACTGGTGGCCGAGCACCTGGTGGTGGTCATCAGCCAGAAAGGCTACCGGGTCGCGCCCATGTCGCTGCGAGAGATGCAGGATATCTATGATGCCCGCGCCAATCTGGAAGCCATGATCGTCGGCCTGGCCATCGAACGGGGGGATGACGCCTGGGAAGCCCAGATCCTGGCCCAGTCCCATACGTTGTCGAAAGTCATGGACGTGACGACCCGTGAGAGGGTGCTCGACGTCTGGGATGAACGGCACAAAGCCTTCCACAGCGCCATTGCCGCCGGTTGCGGCTCCAGGCATTTACTCCAGGCGCGCACCTACCTGTTCGATCAGGCCGAGCGCTATCGTCACTTGTGGCTGACGCAAACGGTGTTCTCCGAAGAAGCCCTGGAGTTGAAGCGCAGGGAGCATGCCGCGCTGGTCGAAGCCATCCTCGCCCGCGATACCGCGCGGGCGACGAGCCTGATGCGCACCCACCTGATGTCGCCCGTGCCGATCATCGTCGAGGTGATGCAGCGTGACGAGTGGGCGAAACTTGCCTGAACCCGCTCAGGGCTCCCCCCCGTAGCACGGTGTCATCAAAAGCCGCGCTGTCATCAAATGCATTGTGACTGTCGCTCAATGAGAAGCAGTCGACGCCTCCATGACGATACTGGTTTGCTCGCCGACATCGAACAGTCGAGCAAAAACCACTGACAGATGCCTCTCCGTGCTGACGGGAGACTGTCAGTTGCATCCGGTGAACAATCATGGAGAGCGTGCAGGATGAAGTTCAGTTTTGTGGATAACGCCGCGCCGAGCCGTCGACGCATTCTTCGCGATGCCTTGACCCTGGCTTTGGCGGCCTCGCCGTTGGCAAGCCTGGCCAAGGCCGCCGCCGAACCCGAGGCGGCCGACGAAAACGCCGAAGACGTGACCTTTGCGGCTGGCCCGCGACCGCTGGTGCAATATCCGCAAAAACGCCCGCTGACCCTGGTGACCACTCGCCCGCCACACCTGGAGACACCCTTCGCGGTCTTCAACGATGGGCCGATCACGCCCAACGATGCCTTTTTCGTGCGTTACCACCTGGCCAATTTCCCCACCAGTATCGATCCGGACAGCTACCGCCTGACGATCAAGGGCGCGGTCGACACGCCGCTGTCGCTGTCCCTTGCCGAACTCAAGGCCCTCGCCGAACCGATAGCAGTGGTGGCCGTCAACCAGTGTTCGGGGAACAGCCGGGGCTTCTCGATGCCGCGGGTGTTCGGTGCGCAGTTGGGAAACGGTTCAATGGGCAATGCCCGCTGGGTGGGGGTGTCGCTCAAGACGGTACTGGAAAAAGCCGGTGTGAAAAATGATGCCCGGCAAGTGACATTCCGCGGGCTCGACAAGCCGGTGCTGCCGAGCACGCCGGAGTTCATCAAGGCCCTGGACATCAGCCATGCCATGGACGGCGAGCCCATGATCGCCTGGTCAATGAACGGTACCGACCTGCCATTCCTCAACGGTTACCCGATACGCCTGGTGGTGCCCGGTTATTTCGGCACCTACTGGGTCAAGCACCTGAGTGAGATCGAAGTCGTCGACCACACCTACGAGGGTTTTTTCATGGCTAAAGGTTATCGCGTGCCGGACAACGACTGTTTTTGCATCGCCCCTGGCACCACGGCGGCGCAAACCCTGCCGATTGCCAAATTGCCGGTACGCAGTTTCATCACCAGCGTCAAACACGGCGCTGTGTTGCCGTTGAACAAAAGCGTGGAGCTCAAGGGCATTGCGTTCGACGGCGGTGCTGGCGTTAACAAAGTGGAGGTGTCGATCGACGGCGGAAAAAACTGGCGCGAAGCCAGGCTTGGGCAGGATCTGGGCCGTTTCTCCTTCCGCGAGTGGACGCTGCCGATCACCTTTCACCGCAAGGGCGCCACTGCGTTGATGGTGCGCGCCAGCAACCGTGCGGGCGAGACGCAACCGCTGCGAGCCGACTGGAACCCCGGTGGCTACCGCCGCCACGTCGTCGAAACCAGCCACGTCACCGTCGCCTGAGGAGGCCCGCATGAAACCCATGACCACCTTGCTGTGCGCGGCTCAGTTGTGTCTGGCTGGCATGGCCAGCGCCGCGCCCCTGTCGATCACCTTGCCGCCTGAAACGGCGGCGTTCAAGCCCAGTGCGCTGCCGGGCTATGCGTTGGCCCAGCAGAAATGTTCCACCTGCCATTCGGCCGATTACATCAGCTTCCAGCCACCCGGCTTGACCCTGGCGCAGTGGACGGGTGAAGCGGGCAAGATGCAGCACGTGTACGGGGCGCCGATCAGCGATCAGGAGGTGAAGATTATCGGCGCCTACCTGGCCGTGACCTACGGCAGTGCCCGGGCGAGCGATGCCGAGGTGCAGGCGGCGTCGAACCCGTCGGCGGGCCAGCCCCCGGCCGCGCCTGCAGCAACAGTCGACGCCATGGCCTTGCTCCAGGGCAACGGTTGCCTGTCCTGCCACGCGATCGATCACAAGGTTGTAGGCCCGGCCTATCACGATGTCGCGGCCAAGTACGGGAGCGATCCGCAGGCACTGGCCACGTTAACGTCCAGCATCCAGCACGGTAGTAGCGGTAAATGGGGGGAGATCCCCATGCCACCTTACGCGCAGTTAAGCCCGCAAGATCTGCAAACCCTGGCGACGTTCATTCTGCACCAGTAAGCCCGGTCCCGGCTCGGCCGGGTACCTTCTGCGGCCAATCGTCCCCGGGCGTGCGGCAATGACAACAACCGTGATCCTCGCAGGATGATCCATGGAATTGCACTCGCTCGTTATCATTCTGGTCGCGGTGGCCGTTGGCAGCTACCTGCAAGCGTTCACCGGGTTCGCACTGGGCATTGTCGTCCTGGCGATTGCCGTACTCACCCACGCCGCCCCGATTGCTACCGTCGCCACCACCATCACCATCGTCGCGTTTCCCAGCATCGTCATCGCCCTGTCTCGCCATTGGCGGCACATCGATCGGGCATCGTTCTTCCAGACGTTCATCGGCCTGGTACCGGGCACCCTGCTGGGCCTGTGGTCACTGGGGGTCATGGGCGAAGAGCACACCGCGCTGCTGCAACTGTTGCTGGGCGGGTTGATTGTGGCCGGCGGTATCGCCTTGTTCATGAAACCAAAACCGCATCCGTCCCGTTCCAGCTCTGCGAGCTTCGTCCTGATGGGCGTGCTCGGCGGCCTGTTGGGTGGCCTGTTCAGCGTACCGGGGCCGCCGATGATCTATCACTACTACCGTCAACCGGTGTCCATCCAGGCCATCCGCACCAGCTTGCTGGCGCTGTCCGGCGCGATGTCCCTGGTGCGCTTGATCATGCAGGGCCTGCAGGGGCAGTTGAACGCCGAGGTCATGTCGATGGGCATGCTGTCGATCCCGGTCGCCATGCTGGCCAGCTGGCTGTATGTGCGTTTTCCGCCGCAACTGTCTGACCTGAGCATGCGTCGCGGCGCCTTCGCCCTGTTTGTCGTGATGGGCGGTTTCATTCTGCTCACCGCGGTGCTGCCGAGCAGCCTGGCCGCACAGTGAAACACCTGTCAGCCGAGCAGGTCTTCGTTGTTGCCCAGGGGGGATGATTGACTGGCGCACTCGCGTAACCAGTTCATGAACACCAGCAATCGTTTGGGGAGGGAGTCGAGCGGCGGGTGAACCAGATAATAATCATAGTGGCCCGAGCGGCTGAAGCCGGCGAGGGGCAGCACCAGTTCGCCGCGATCGACGCGCTTCTGCACCAGCTGTTGACGGCCAATCGCGATACCGGCGTGGTTCATGGCGGCCGTCACGCTCAAATCGGAGCGATCGAAGGTCAAGGTACGTTTGGGCAATGCCGCGAGCAGGTTGTGCTGCTCTGCCCAGAGCGTCCACTCTGCGTCATAGGCCGCGTGATCCCAGGCCAGGGAGTCATGCAAGGTGGTGCAGTGCCGCAGGTTCTGCGGGTTTTCCGCCAGGCGGTGGCGTCGCGCATAGTCGGGACTGCACACGGGGGCGAGCTGTTCGCGCATCAATCGATGGCTCGTCAGCCCGGGGAATTCGCCGTTGGCGTAGTACAGGGCCAGGTCGATTTTGCGGGTGCGGAAATCGACATTGTCATTGCCTACCCGCAGGTCCAGTGACACCAGGGGGTAACGCTCGACAAAGTCCGCCAGCCGCGGAACCAGCCAGCATTGGGCGATGGAAGGCCTTACATAGAGCGCGATGGAGCCCGCCACTTCAGCTTGTGACGATTGCTCAAGGGCTTCGGACAATTCCCCCATCGCATTCTGCAGTATTTCAAAGATCCGTTCGCCTTCATCGGTCAGGCTGACCTGCCGGGTCAGGCGCTGGAACAGCTTCATCGCCAGCGCGGTTTCCAGCCGGCTTATGCGGTGGCTCACGGCGCTTGCGGTCAAGCACAGTTCCTCCGCCGCACGGGCGAAGCTCAGGTGACGCGCGGCGACCAGAAAGGTGTGAAGGTTCGCAAACTGGCTGCTGTTGAGCCTGGAACTGATACGAGGAGGAAGGTTGAGCACGACAGTTTTCCCTCGAGCACAAAAGCCGCCGGGTGCAGGATGCAGTTCCAGCGGTCAAACGGACCCGGATGTGGCAAGTCGTTCATCTTGCCACATCCGGTTTTGCGCTTGAATCAGCGAGCACCCGGGCGCATTCCTGCCGCGCGGGTCCCTAGCGCCCGATCAACCCTTGCCGAGCAATTCACGGCCCTTGGCCAGATACGCGTCCATCTCGTCGCCAGGCACCATGTTGCCGCCCGTTGCCCACACCAGATGGGTGGCTTGCACCATGGCCTGCTCGTCCAGGCCCGCGCGGGCCAGGTAGCCTTGCCGGTCGGCATGGACTCGGGCAATGCCGGGCACGCCGGCGAGCGCGGAGGGCTCAAGACGCACACCTTCGCTGCGCTCCAGCAGTGCCAGCAAGCTGTAC carries:
- the csiR gene encoding DNA-binding transcriptional regulator CsiR, producing the protein MDSLTPRLNSAFSGYERLKLDIIRGVFKPGEKLLMSGLKERYDLGVGPLREALSQLVAEHLVVVISQKGYRVAPMSLREMQDIYDARANLEAMIVGLAIERGDDAWEAQILAQSHTLSKVMDVTTRERVLDVWDERHKAFHSAIAAGCGSRHLLQARTYLFDQAERYRHLWLTQTVFSEEALELKRREHAALVEAILARDTARATSLMRTHLMSPVPIIVEVMQRDEWAKLA
- a CDS encoding molybdopterin-dependent oxidoreductase, with the translated sequence MKFSFVDNAAPSRRRILRDALTLALAASPLASLAKAAAEPEAADENAEDVTFAAGPRPLVQYPQKRPLTLVTTRPPHLETPFAVFNDGPITPNDAFFVRYHLANFPTSIDPDSYRLTIKGAVDTPLSLSLAELKALAEPIAVVAVNQCSGNSRGFSMPRVFGAQLGNGSMGNARWVGVSLKTVLEKAGVKNDARQVTFRGLDKPVLPSTPEFIKALDISHAMDGEPMIAWSMNGTDLPFLNGYPIRLVVPGYFGTYWVKHLSEIEVVDHTYEGFFMAKGYRVPDNDCFCIAPGTTAAQTLPIAKLPVRSFITSVKHGAVLPLNKSVELKGIAFDGGAGVNKVEVSIDGGKNWREARLGQDLGRFSFREWTLPITFHRKGATALMVRASNRAGETQPLRADWNPGGYRRHVVETSHVTVA
- a CDS encoding c-type cytochrome, with product MKPMTTLLCAAQLCLAGMASAAPLSITLPPETAAFKPSALPGYALAQQKCSTCHSADYISFQPPGLTLAQWTGEAGKMQHVYGAPISDQEVKIIGAYLAVTYGSARASDAEVQAASNPSAGQPPAAPAATVDAMALLQGNGCLSCHAIDHKVVGPAYHDVAAKYGSDPQALATLTSSIQHGSSGKWGEIPMPPYAQLSPQDLQTLATFILHQ
- a CDS encoding TSUP family transporter, whose translation is MELHSLVIILVAVAVGSYLQAFTGFALGIVVLAIAVLTHAAPIATVATTITIVAFPSIVIALSRHWRHIDRASFFQTFIGLVPGTLLGLWSLGVMGEEHTALLQLLLGGLIVAGGIALFMKPKPHPSRSSSASFVLMGVLGGLLGGLFSVPGPPMIYHYYRQPVSIQAIRTSLLALSGAMSLVRLIMQGLQGQLNAEVMSMGMLSIPVAMLASWLYVRFPPQLSDLSMRRGAFALFVVMGGFILLTAVLPSSLAAQ
- the dsdC gene encoding DNA-binding transcriptional regulator DsdC, with the protein product MLNLPPRISSRLNSSQFANLHTFLVAARHLSFARAAEELCLTASAVSHRISRLETALAMKLFQRLTRQVSLTDEGERIFEILQNAMGELSEALEQSSQAEVAGSIALYVRPSIAQCWLVPRLADFVERYPLVSLDLRVGNDNVDFRTRKIDLALYYANGEFPGLTSHRLMREQLAPVCSPDYARRHRLAENPQNLRHCTTLHDSLAWDHAAYDAEWTLWAEQHNLLAALPKRTLTFDRSDLSVTAAMNHAGIAIGRQQLVQKRVDRGELVLPLAGFSRSGHYDYYLVHPPLDSLPKRLLVFMNWLRECASQSSPLGNNEDLLG